From Desmodus rotundus isolate HL8 chromosome 10, HLdesRot8A.1, whole genome shotgun sequence, one genomic window encodes:
- the DDX59 gene encoding probable ATP-dependent RNA helicase DDX59 isoform X2 — MFVPRSLKVKRNSHEEDKGCAAKKVKPEAEDVRWDEGSGHGHPADAGVAEVATAGDRPSVEPRPCPSPQVGPEQGATASCLSEEPVKSFSKTQRWAEPGEPVCVVCGRYGEYICDETDEDVCSLECKAKHLLQVRGKEETAAGHSPEGAGSQPESPLPLLYVYKEHPFISSLQEDQVENLKRQLGISVQGQDIARPIIDFEHCGFPEALNLNLKASGYEVPTPIQMQMTPVGLLGRDILASADTGSGKTAAFLLPVIIRALLESTCPSALILTPTRELAIQIERQAKELMRGLPRMKTVLLVGGLPLPPQLYRLRQHVKVLIATPGRLLDVMKQSSVRLCGVKIVVVDEADTMLKMGFQQQVLDILEHVPHGSQTILVSATIPASIEQLAGQLLQEPVRIAAGEKNLPGSHVRQIVLWVEEPAKKKKLFEILNDKKLFKPPVLVFVDCRLGADLLSEAVRKVTGLKSVSMHSEKSQTERRSIVQVGRVGRLGQSGTAITFVNNSSRRLFWDIAKRVKPTGSLLPPQLLHSPYLQEQQRREQQRGRQAQSRLVTGANLMDIIRKHEKSHAPK; from the exons ATGTTTGTTCCACGATCTCTCAAAGTCAAGAGGAACAGTCATGAGGAAGACAAAGGCTGTGCGGCTAAGAAAGTGAAACCAGAAGCAGAAGACGTCCGGTGGGACGAAGGCAGTGGTCACGGTCACCCAGCTGATGCGGGTGTTGCAGAAGTTGCCACAGCCGGCGACAGGCCCAGTGTGGAACCGCGTCCCTGCCCCAGTCCACAGGTGGGACCCGAGCAGGGTGCCACGGCCAGCTGTCTCTCTGAAGAGCCTGTTAAGTCGTTCTCCAAAACGCAGCGCTGGGCAGAGCCCGGGGAACCTGTGTGTGTGGTCTGTGGCCGTTATGGGGAGTATATCTGCGACGAGACAGATGAAGACGTGTGCAGCCTGGAATGCAAAGCGAAACATCTGCTGCAGGTTCGGGGGAAGGAGGAGACGGCAGCAGGTCACAGCCCGGAGGGAGCTGGCTCTCAGCCCGAGTCCCCATTGCCCCTGCTCTACGTGTATAAAGAGCACCCCTTTATCTCGAGCCTGCAGGAGGACCAGGTGGAGAACCTTAAACGGCAGCTGGGAATTTCAGTTCAAGGGCAAGATATTGCCAGGCCCATTATTGACTTTGAGCACTGTGGTTTCCCAGAGGCCTTGAACCTCAACCTGAAGGCCTCGGGCTACGAAGTGCCAACCCCCATCCAAATGCAGATGACTCCTGTGGGGCTCCTGGGGAGGGACATCCTGGCCAGCGCTGACACTGGCTCTGGGAAAACAgctgcctttctccttcctgtgaTCATCCGAGCTTTATTGGAG AGCACGTGTCCATCAGCACTCATTCTCACCCCGACGAGGGAGCTCGCCATTCAGATAGAGAGACAAGCCAAAGAGCTGATGAGAGGCCTGCCGCGCATGAAGACCGTGCTCCTGGTCGGGGGCTTGCCCTTGCCCCCCCAGCTCTACCGTTTGCGGCAGCACGTCAAG gtTCTCATAGCGACTCCCGGCCGCCTTCTGGACGTCATGAAGCAGAGCTCTGTCCGGCTCTGCGGTGTGAAGATCGTAGTGGTGGATGAA GCGGACACCATGCTAAAGATGGGCTTCCAGCAGCAAGTGCTGGACATCTTGGAGCACGTTCCTCACGGCTCGCAGACCATCTTGGTCTCGGCCACAATCCCAGCCAGCATAGAGCAGCTCGCGGGCCAGCTTCTGCAGGAGCCGGTGAGAATCGCCGCCGGGGAGAAGAACCTGCCTGGCTCCCATGTGCGGCAGATCGTCCTGTGGGTAGAAGAACCCGCCAAAAAGAAGAAGTTGTTTGAAATCTTAAAT GATAAGAAGCTCTTCAAGCCGCCCGTGCTGGTGTTTGTGGACTGCCGGCTCGGAGCGGACCTGCTGAGCGAGGCGGTCCGGAAGGTCACGGGCCTGAAGAGCGTGTCCATGCACTCGGAGAAGTCCCAGACCGAAAGGAGGAGCATAGTGCAG GTGGGAAGAGTGGGGAGGTTGGGCCAAAGCGGGACGGCCATCACCTTCGTCAACAACAGCTCCAGGAGGCTCTTCTGGGACATCGCGAAGAGGGTGAAGCCCACGGGGTCCCTCCTGCCCCCGCAGCTCCTGCACTCGCCGTACCTGCAGGAGCAGCAGCGGAGAGAGCAGCAGAGGGGCCGGCAGGCCCAGAGCCGCCTGGTCACCGGCGCCAACCTCATGGACATCATCAGGAAGCACGAGAAAAGTCACGCGCCCAAGTGA
- the DDX59 gene encoding probable ATP-dependent RNA helicase DDX59 isoform X1, which yields MFVPRSLKVKRNSHEEDKGCAAKKVKPEAEDVRWDEGSGHGHPADAGVAEVATAGDRPSVEPRPCPSPQVGPEQGATASCLSEEPVKSFSKTQRWAEPGEPVCVVCGRYGEYICDETDEDVCSLECKAKHLLQVRGKEETAAGHSPEGAGSQPESPLPLLYVYKEHPFISSLQEDQVENLKRQLGISVQGQDIARPIIDFEHCGFPEALNLNLKASGYEVPTPIQMQMTPVGLLGRDILASADTGSGKTAAFLLPVIIRALLESTCPSALILTPTRELAIQIERQAKELMRGLPRMKTVLLVGGLPLPPQLYRLRQHVKVLIATPGRLLDVMKQSSVRLCGVKIVVVDEADTMLKMGFQQQVLDILEHVPHGSQTILVSATIPASIEQLAGQLLQEPVRIAAGEKNLPGSHVRQIVLWVEEPAKKKKLFEILNDKKLFKPPVLVFVDCRLGADLLSEAVRKVTGLKSVSMHSEKSQTERRSIVQGLLDGDHEVVVSTGVLGRGLDLVRVRLVVNFDMPSSMDEYVHQVGRVGRLGQSGTAITFVNNSSRRLFWDIAKRVKPTGSLLPPQLLHSPYLQEQQRREQQRGRQAQSRLVTGANLMDIIRKHEKSHAPK from the exons ATGTTTGTTCCACGATCTCTCAAAGTCAAGAGGAACAGTCATGAGGAAGACAAAGGCTGTGCGGCTAAGAAAGTGAAACCAGAAGCAGAAGACGTCCGGTGGGACGAAGGCAGTGGTCACGGTCACCCAGCTGATGCGGGTGTTGCAGAAGTTGCCACAGCCGGCGACAGGCCCAGTGTGGAACCGCGTCCCTGCCCCAGTCCACAGGTGGGACCCGAGCAGGGTGCCACGGCCAGCTGTCTCTCTGAAGAGCCTGTTAAGTCGTTCTCCAAAACGCAGCGCTGGGCAGAGCCCGGGGAACCTGTGTGTGTGGTCTGTGGCCGTTATGGGGAGTATATCTGCGACGAGACAGATGAAGACGTGTGCAGCCTGGAATGCAAAGCGAAACATCTGCTGCAGGTTCGGGGGAAGGAGGAGACGGCAGCAGGTCACAGCCCGGAGGGAGCTGGCTCTCAGCCCGAGTCCCCATTGCCCCTGCTCTACGTGTATAAAGAGCACCCCTTTATCTCGAGCCTGCAGGAGGACCAGGTGGAGAACCTTAAACGGCAGCTGGGAATTTCAGTTCAAGGGCAAGATATTGCCAGGCCCATTATTGACTTTGAGCACTGTGGTTTCCCAGAGGCCTTGAACCTCAACCTGAAGGCCTCGGGCTACGAAGTGCCAACCCCCATCCAAATGCAGATGACTCCTGTGGGGCTCCTGGGGAGGGACATCCTGGCCAGCGCTGACACTGGCTCTGGGAAAACAgctgcctttctccttcctgtgaTCATCCGAGCTTTATTGGAG AGCACGTGTCCATCAGCACTCATTCTCACCCCGACGAGGGAGCTCGCCATTCAGATAGAGAGACAAGCCAAAGAGCTGATGAGAGGCCTGCCGCGCATGAAGACCGTGCTCCTGGTCGGGGGCTTGCCCTTGCCCCCCCAGCTCTACCGTTTGCGGCAGCACGTCAAG gtTCTCATAGCGACTCCCGGCCGCCTTCTGGACGTCATGAAGCAGAGCTCTGTCCGGCTCTGCGGTGTGAAGATCGTAGTGGTGGATGAA GCGGACACCATGCTAAAGATGGGCTTCCAGCAGCAAGTGCTGGACATCTTGGAGCACGTTCCTCACGGCTCGCAGACCATCTTGGTCTCGGCCACAATCCCAGCCAGCATAGAGCAGCTCGCGGGCCAGCTTCTGCAGGAGCCGGTGAGAATCGCCGCCGGGGAGAAGAACCTGCCTGGCTCCCATGTGCGGCAGATCGTCCTGTGGGTAGAAGAACCCGCCAAAAAGAAGAAGTTGTTTGAAATCTTAAAT GATAAGAAGCTCTTCAAGCCGCCCGTGCTGGTGTTTGTGGACTGCCGGCTCGGAGCGGACCTGCTGAGCGAGGCGGTCCGGAAGGTCACGGGCCTGAAGAGCGTGTCCATGCACTCGGAGAAGTCCCAGACCGAAAGGAGGAGCATAGTGCAG GGCTTACTGGACGGAGACCATGAGGTGGTGGTGAGCACGGGGGTCCTGGGACGAGGGCTGGACCTGGTCCGGGTCAGGCTGGTCGTGAACTTCGACATGCCCTCAAGTATGGACGAGTACGTGCACCAG GTGGGAAGAGTGGGGAGGTTGGGCCAAAGCGGGACGGCCATCACCTTCGTCAACAACAGCTCCAGGAGGCTCTTCTGGGACATCGCGAAGAGGGTGAAGCCCACGGGGTCCCTCCTGCCCCCGCAGCTCCTGCACTCGCCGTACCTGCAGGAGCAGCAGCGGAGAGAGCAGCAGAGGGGCCGGCAGGCCCAGAGCCGCCTGGTCACCGGCGCCAACCTCATGGACATCATCAGGAAGCACGAGAAAAGTCACGCGCCCAAGTGA